In Lepus europaeus isolate LE1 chromosome 9, mLepTim1.pri, whole genome shotgun sequence, the following are encoded in one genomic region:
- the ZBTB7C gene encoding zinc finger and BTB domain-containing protein 7C isoform X2, with amino-acid sequence MASGIDELIGIPFPNHSSEVLCSLNEQRHDGLLCDVLLVVQQQEYRTHRSVLAACSKYFKKLFTAGTLASQPYVYEIDFVQPEALAAILEFAYTSTLTITAANVKHVLNAARLLEIQCIVNVCLEIMEPGGEGGEEDDKEDDEDEDDDDEEDEEEDEEEEEEEEEDDDDDTEDFADQENLPDPQDISCRQSPSKADHLTEKAYSDAPSDFPDAFPAGSPGHLGVIRDFSIESLLRENLYPKASIPDRRPSLSPFAPDFFPHLWPGDFGAFAQLPEQPMEPLDNGPLDLVIGSRKIKEEEKEELPPPPPPPFPHDFFKDVFPDLPTGPLGPIKAENDYGAYLNFLSAAHLGSLFPPWPLVEERKLKPKASQQCPICHKVIMGAGKLPRHMRTHTGEKPYMCNICEVRFTRQDKLKIHMRKHTGERPYLCIHCNAKFVHNYDLKNHMRIHTGVRPYQCEFCYKSFTRSDHLHRHIKRQSCRMARPRRGRKPAAWRAASLLFGPGSPAPDKAAFVMPPALGDAAAAAAAAAAAMCLPGPSPAKHFLAAPKGALSLQELERQFEETQMKLFGRAQLEAERNAGGLLAFALAENVAAARPYFPLPDPWAAGLAGLPGLAGLNHVASMSEANN; translated from the exons ATGGCCAGCGGCATTGACGAGCTCATCGGCATTCCCTTCCCCAACCACAGCAGCGAGGTCCTGTGCAGCCTCAACGAGCAGCGGCACGACGGGCTGCTGTGCGACGTGCTGCTGGTGGTGCAGCAGCAGGAGTACCGCACCCACCGCTCCGTCCTGGCCGCCTGCAGCAAGTACTTCAAGAAGCTCTTCACGGCCGGCACCCTAGCCAGCCAGCCCTACGTCTACGAGATCGACTTCGTGCAGCCCGAGGCCCTGGCCGCCATCCTGGAGTTCGCCTACACCTCCACGCTCACCATCACAGCGGCCAACGTCAAACACGTGCTCAACGCCGCCCGCCTGCTGGAGATCCAGTGCATCGTGAACGTGTGCCTGGAGATCATGGAGCCCGGCGGCGAGGGCGGCGAGGAGGACGACAAGGAGGACGACGAGGACGAGGACGACGACgacgaggaggacgaggaggaggacgaggaggaggaagaggaggaggaggaggacgacgaCGACGACACGGAGGACTTCGCCGACCAGGAAAACCTGCCTGATCCCCAGGACATCAGCTGCCGCCAGAGCCCCTCCAAGGCAGACCACCTCACGGAGAAGGCGTATTCAGATGCCCCCAGTGACTTCCCCGACGCCTTCCCGGCCGGCAGCCCCGGCCACCTGGGCGTGATCCGGGACTTCTCCATTGAGTCTTTGCTGAGGGAGAACCTGTAccccaaagccagcatccccGACAGGagaccctccctgtctcccttcgcCCCGGACTTCTTCCCCCACCTCTGGCCAGGCGACTTCGGGGCCTTTGCCCAGCTGCCCGAGCAGCCCATGGAGCCCCTGGACAACGGGCCGCTGGATCTGGTCATCGGCAGTCGGAAGatcaaggaggaggagaaggaggagctgcccccgcccccgccgccgcccttCCCCCACGACTTCTTCAAGGACGTGTTCCCCGACCTGCCCACGGGGCCGCTGGGCCCCATCAAGGCGGAGAACGACTACGGTGCCTATCTCAACTTCCTGAGTGCCGCCCACCTGGGGAGCCTCTTCCCGCCCTGGCCGCTGGTGGAGGAGCGCAAGCTGAAGCCCAAGGCCTCGCAGCAGTGCCCCATCTGCCACAAGGTCATCATGGGGGCCGGCAAGCTGCCGCGACACATGCGGACACACACCGGGGAGAAGCCATACATGTGCAACATCTGTGAGGTCCGCTTTACCAG GCAGGACAAGCTGAAGATCCACATGCGGAAGCACACGGGCGAGCGGCCCTACCTGTGCATCCACTGCAACGCCAAGTTCGTGCACAACTACGACCTCAAGAACCACATGCGCATCCACACGGGCGTGCGGCCCTACCAGTGCGAGTTCTGCTACAAGAGCTTCACGCGCTCCGACCACCTGCACCGGCACATCAAGCGCCAGAGCTGCCGCATGGCGCGGCCCCGGCGCGGCCGCAAGCCCGCCGCCTGGAGGGCCGCCAGCCTGCTCTTCGGGCCCGGGAGCCCTGCGCCCGACAAGGCGGCTTTCGTGATGCCGCCCGCGCTGGGCgacgccgccgccgctgccgccgccgccgccgccgccatgtgcctgccgggccccagccccgccAAGCACTTCCTGGCGGCGCCCAAGGGCGCGCTgagcctgcaggagctggagCGGCAGTTCGaggagacgcagatgaagctgTTCGGCCGCGCGCAGCTGGAGGCCGAGCGCAACGCCGGCGGCCTCCTGGCCTTTGCCCTGGCCGAGAACGTGGCCGCAGCGCGGCCCTACTTCCCGCTGCCCGACCCCTGGGCCGCGGGCCTGGCCGGGCTGCCCGGGCTCGCCGGCCTCAACCACGTGGCCTCCATGTCGGAAGCCAACAACTAG
- the ZBTB7C gene encoding zinc finger and BTB domain-containing protein 7C isoform X1 — protein MTYFDAGKMALAENMASGIDELIGIPFPNHSSEVLCSLNEQRHDGLLCDVLLVVQQQEYRTHRSVLAACSKYFKKLFTAGTLASQPYVYEIDFVQPEALAAILEFAYTSTLTITAANVKHVLNAARLLEIQCIVNVCLEIMEPGGEGGEEDDKEDDEDEDDDDEEDEEEDEEEEEEEEEDDDDDTEDFADQENLPDPQDISCRQSPSKADHLTEKAYSDAPSDFPDAFPAGSPGHLGVIRDFSIESLLRENLYPKASIPDRRPSLSPFAPDFFPHLWPGDFGAFAQLPEQPMEPLDNGPLDLVIGSRKIKEEEKEELPPPPPPPFPHDFFKDVFPDLPTGPLGPIKAENDYGAYLNFLSAAHLGSLFPPWPLVEERKLKPKASQQCPICHKVIMGAGKLPRHMRTHTGEKPYMCNICEVRFTRQDKLKIHMRKHTGERPYLCIHCNAKFVHNYDLKNHMRIHTGVRPYQCEFCYKSFTRSDHLHRHIKRQSCRMARPRRGRKPAAWRAASLLFGPGSPAPDKAAFVMPPALGDAAAAAAAAAAAMCLPGPSPAKHFLAAPKGALSLQELERQFEETQMKLFGRAQLEAERNAGGLLAFALAENVAAARPYFPLPDPWAAGLAGLPGLAGLNHVASMSEANN, from the exons GGCTCTGGCTGAGAACATGGCCAGCGGCATTGACGAGCTCATCGGCATTCCCTTCCCCAACCACAGCAGCGAGGTCCTGTGCAGCCTCAACGAGCAGCGGCACGACGGGCTGCTGTGCGACGTGCTGCTGGTGGTGCAGCAGCAGGAGTACCGCACCCACCGCTCCGTCCTGGCCGCCTGCAGCAAGTACTTCAAGAAGCTCTTCACGGCCGGCACCCTAGCCAGCCAGCCCTACGTCTACGAGATCGACTTCGTGCAGCCCGAGGCCCTGGCCGCCATCCTGGAGTTCGCCTACACCTCCACGCTCACCATCACAGCGGCCAACGTCAAACACGTGCTCAACGCCGCCCGCCTGCTGGAGATCCAGTGCATCGTGAACGTGTGCCTGGAGATCATGGAGCCCGGCGGCGAGGGCGGCGAGGAGGACGACAAGGAGGACGACGAGGACGAGGACGACGACgacgaggaggacgaggaggaggacgaggaggaggaagaggaggaggaggaggacgacgaCGACGACACGGAGGACTTCGCCGACCAGGAAAACCTGCCTGATCCCCAGGACATCAGCTGCCGCCAGAGCCCCTCCAAGGCAGACCACCTCACGGAGAAGGCGTATTCAGATGCCCCCAGTGACTTCCCCGACGCCTTCCCGGCCGGCAGCCCCGGCCACCTGGGCGTGATCCGGGACTTCTCCATTGAGTCTTTGCTGAGGGAGAACCTGTAccccaaagccagcatccccGACAGGagaccctccctgtctcccttcgcCCCGGACTTCTTCCCCCACCTCTGGCCAGGCGACTTCGGGGCCTTTGCCCAGCTGCCCGAGCAGCCCATGGAGCCCCTGGACAACGGGCCGCTGGATCTGGTCATCGGCAGTCGGAAGatcaaggaggaggagaaggaggagctgcccccgcccccgccgccgcccttCCCCCACGACTTCTTCAAGGACGTGTTCCCCGACCTGCCCACGGGGCCGCTGGGCCCCATCAAGGCGGAGAACGACTACGGTGCCTATCTCAACTTCCTGAGTGCCGCCCACCTGGGGAGCCTCTTCCCGCCCTGGCCGCTGGTGGAGGAGCGCAAGCTGAAGCCCAAGGCCTCGCAGCAGTGCCCCATCTGCCACAAGGTCATCATGGGGGCCGGCAAGCTGCCGCGACACATGCGGACACACACCGGGGAGAAGCCATACATGTGCAACATCTGTGAGGTCCGCTTTACCAG GCAGGACAAGCTGAAGATCCACATGCGGAAGCACACGGGCGAGCGGCCCTACCTGTGCATCCACTGCAACGCCAAGTTCGTGCACAACTACGACCTCAAGAACCACATGCGCATCCACACGGGCGTGCGGCCCTACCAGTGCGAGTTCTGCTACAAGAGCTTCACGCGCTCCGACCACCTGCACCGGCACATCAAGCGCCAGAGCTGCCGCATGGCGCGGCCCCGGCGCGGCCGCAAGCCCGCCGCCTGGAGGGCCGCCAGCCTGCTCTTCGGGCCCGGGAGCCCTGCGCCCGACAAGGCGGCTTTCGTGATGCCGCCCGCGCTGGGCgacgccgccgccgctgccgccgccgccgccgccgccatgtgcctgccgggccccagccccgccAAGCACTTCCTGGCGGCGCCCAAGGGCGCGCTgagcctgcaggagctggagCGGCAGTTCGaggagacgcagatgaagctgTTCGGCCGCGCGCAGCTGGAGGCCGAGCGCAACGCCGGCGGCCTCCTGGCCTTTGCCCTGGCCGAGAACGTGGCCGCAGCGCGGCCCTACTTCCCGCTGCCCGACCCCTGGGCCGCGGGCCTGGCCGGGCTGCCCGGGCTCGCCGGCCTCAACCACGTGGCCTCCATGTCGGAAGCCAACAACTAG